The Lutzomyia longipalpis isolate SR_M1_2022 chromosome 2, ASM2433408v1 DNA window GGACGTGAGCAGGGCAATAGAAGAAACACCATGCAGGACACACAAGCAGCCACAGAAGGTTTAAGGTGAGTGATtgatatccttttttttagctcttattctttcgttttttttattaagatatttttgccaatttcattttcattgagatgtaaagaaaaaaaatatttaaaagtcttacgtggctttttttcttatcattttggGGTATTTATTCAGGTTTAATTCCCTTGCGTGTGTCTactttgcaattaaattcatttccattgcaaattattgcagatagaaaatgaaattatttaacttATTCGTGTTTCTTTTacgaataatattttaaaaatttaaactggCTGAGgaatttaatacataaaatgactcaaagaaatcttttttttttttaagaaaattctgattatatagcaaaggagaaaaaaaacattgatatCGCACAAAAGTTTcgatttcatttaattttccaatagaaaaaaaagaattaaattttaatgactaATTGCATCATCAAAAGTTGTCGTTGTATTTATCAATTGTCTTGTTGTGTGAAGTAAATAAATGTGGTGGTATGTAAGCACTTTAAGAGCTGCTTTTATAGCAGCtgtgttgtgtttttttcttaatacatAAGTTGGGTATTTTTCTCGATAATAGAATAAAGATTACACAGCTTGTAAATAAGAGaaatataaatctttcaaatttaGGTACTGCTAAATCATAATGAAAGATTGATCTGTTTTATGTCTACCTCCGTATTCTTTTTATATGATTTAATCTAAGCTTCACTTGCCTCTctcctttttctctctctctctctcttggtCCGCTTCAAatgaatgaaggaaaattttgcattccCTCTAAATTGAGCTAAATACTGATAAGCGATACGAAGCGATAAATTTATTCTACGAGAAGAAGTTGtcttttaatgtttaacaacttcaaattcaattaaaccTTTCTTCTATTGGCCTACtatttttgagaataaaagctgttttatttcgaaaaatcacagttaaaaaaaaagtaaattatagtaaatttcatcttcttttattttatttttcccttgTAGGCAGAGACGTCCATTGAATGGGGATCATGTTGCAGGAACGGACGCGAATAATGTGCAAAATACACCGAGCCACCAAACATCAATGCCAGGATTAAATGGGAATATGTCACAATTTGGAAGATTTTCCCAGCAACAAGTGGGGAATTTTGCGGCACAGCATTTGGCGTACCAGCAGTGGCTGCAACAGGCCTATGTTGACTACATGAATCAGTATGTGAACCTAATGTCACGCCCCGATATTCAGGGTATCTACCAGCCATACGTATCAACACATCAGATGACAACAACATCACCCCAAGTGTCAGCTTCACAGGTACAACATAATCCAGCAGCAGAGGCACCCATGGAaggtgcagcagcagcagcagttgCACAGCCTCCGCAAAATCCACCCCAGCCACGATTTCCGAATTTAGTACGTGACGATGGACCCGAACAGCGTGATTGGTTGGACACATTCTATGCCTTTAGCAGGCTAATGGTTCTCGGGACACTTGTCTATTTCTATTCATCACCAACGAGGTGCCTAATTGTCATTGCGATAGGTGTTCTCATCTATCTCTACCACACGGGCTTCTTCCGGAATTTCGGCGGAGCTGCAGCAGCGCCGGTTGAGGCCAATAATAATGCACAACGCAACAATGGAGCGCCGGCACAGCAGGAGCAGCGACCAAATGCACAACAAGATGCTGCCCAGCAAGTGGAAAATGATGCCGATGAGGCGTCCAATGCTGTTGTGCGTGATGATACAAATAGAACCCCTGTGATTGCCTTTCTACGCACATTTGTTCTCTCCTTCTTTGCATCTCTCATCCCCGAAGCGGCTGCCCTGTAAAGTATCCATCCACCACCTTTTCCCAAACCCTCCTTTTGTCCATCTAATTTTACCCAGTGCCCCCCCCCCCTATGTCACTTTCTCCACTAGAAGGgaggaaacaaaaaaaaaaatgacaagagagaagaagaaaaactatcGCTTAGTGAGTATAGCGTTTAATATATATATCATACGTTGTAATttgtaaatgagaaaaaaattactttaattcatttattccATCTCTATAGACAGtgcaaaatgtacaaaatatataatttgtttCCACTTccgcaagaaaaaagaaaaatcatctcatAAAAACgatcaaaatttattccaaaggTTTGGGCACAAAATGTAGAATTTCATggaactaataaaaaaaatcattttatattaaatatttaattcaatttatgcctatatattatatgtattttatctcaatttatcgaaaagagtttttctaaatttattttgggtttttcttttaaataaataaaaaaaaagaaatccaaaagaaaattaatttagtataCCTAacaaaaaacagaaatttagatgtttaattttttgttgttgttaaaaaaaaaacattcttaaaaataaagagtAAAAATTTGGTTGAAATTCACATTATGTGGCCACACGCAATTATCCTGTGAAGGGGATACAAAAggaaaacttatttttattagTCTTTGGAACTCTGTGTGCTTTCCCAAAATGATTGTTACATAAGTTATttgaatcaaataaaaaattttatttacctaaatctcttctttttttcattttaattctttttgtttttatttttaattagggCCGGATGTTAGTTCAccacaaaaaagatttttttgatggataaaaattcttttttgaagatattttttatattgtaatTTTCAGGTGATGttattgtttgaattttaggCATTTTGGGCaattctttgacttttttaaggctccaacagatggacgagaaattcctcgtgcggtgcggtgcggcgaggttttcggccaatcagaagcgagaaatggctcacacactctcaccgcaccgtgcgagaacgtttttcggccaatccgaaGCGACGATGTGCCACGAAAACCTCGCcgcgccgcaccgcacgaggaatttctcgtccatctgttggagcctttagTGGAAATTTCTCTACTACAAGATTACGCATATACCGGAAGTTTTCTGGAATGAAGGATTTTCCCTTTCGACGTTTATGCAAATCCCGGAATTCCCTTTTCCCTTGAACATCGTTAGAGAAAACGTTATGCAGAGCATCACtgtattttcacaaaaagaaagGCCTACCTCCAGGCGCAAACGATTCAAATTCAACTCCCTAATCTTAACGATCACACCTTATCACGGCTGAAATACCCGAAATATGAGAGCTAGAGAAGAGAATCACCGTaatctctttgcaattttttttgtaattaaaacaaatcatGGATAATTGgtggtaaattattttttcgcaGGAGTATTGTGTGTGAGGAGCAAGAGTGAGACAGAGAGCTTTGCAAATGGGATACTTTATGCGGTGTTTCGTGATATTGTTGTAGAGAAGATGTGAGTGTCTGAATAGGAACAAACTTGTCTTatcaatatcaattttttcccTACTCGCGCCAACAGCTCTCGCTATGTCCAGCACGTTTCGTCCCGGGGAAGTTCAGTTGCGTCTGAGTATTCCAAGTGAAAAGatacagaagaagaaaaaaaaatttccttcctgAGCATAAAGCTGTAAAAGTGATCTGTAAAGATGTTTCTGCATTTGAGAAGCTTCAATCTATTTGCCACGAGCTTCTCGCGTCGCTTCAAGCATGTGAGTTTGTGggggaatcttttttttgaggaaaagaaaattaaaaaaaaaaatccctatcggatgagaaagaaaaaaaaatcatggaatTTTTCCACTAACTTTTGCCTCCGTACAATCTCTTGCAGACGGGCAAAGTGCTGGCGATTCGACGTGAAGATCAATCTGTGTGGGAGCGAAGGGCTCCTTTTAATCCCGGCCATGTGAGACGTCTCACAAAGAAGGGTGTTAAAGTTATTGTGCAACCATCAAATAGGCGAGCATACCCAAtgcaggtaaaaaaaaactgaagaaagaataaataaaatactccGCATGAGATCTCTCCTTCACGCAAGCACGCGCTTCTGAGAGAGAAAGCCCTCAAAAAGAGTTATAGTGCAAAACGAGCCACTTTCGCGGGATGAGGAGAATTTGTGGGTGCCCCATTAGAGAAATACGACCTCTATCGTGGGGGCTCTTATCGCGGATTCCACGTCCTCAAAGCACGCGGGGAGGTGTGTGAGCGAACACTGTCACCCAGTGAGATACAACGTGGAAGCTTTAAGTTGCGAGCTTGCAGCTCTCTCTCTAAGACTCTGTACATatctatatatatgtataacaTACATTTCACGGACAGCCGTTCTTTGCCACTTTAGAGATTACATGCGaaattttattaccttttCCGCCTGGAAAGTATTTTTGGTAATTTCCACTCTTGCTAATCTCTCTCGCGCGCACAAGAACTCTTGGGAAGGTGATTTAATCGAAATTATTAACTTCTACATTGTATTAAAAGGCAATCACAATTTATGCTTCTTTGCTATTGGAGAAATTCTAATATGTTAAAGTTTATTAACGAGAGAGTATACACAACTTTTATTCTATAATAGGTTAATTTACATTATCTCgatctttaatattttatttatctaattttaGTGATGTTTTCAAGGGAAATGCAATTTCAggtgttttaaattaatcaagtTAATTAAGAGAGAAGAACTCTCATTCTAGACTAgaacagagaattttttggaagtataaaaaaattatttgtgttctaaattttaaatgaatttttataaatttaattcgtGTGTTTTATGAgccttttttaaaattattaattcatcaAGTCCTATATCCCCTTAAGATCGAAGCCATATATTTCTCGCTAAATCGAAAAGTTCCTCAATGGAATTTCCCACACTTTTCCACTTAACAACTAACATCTTATCTACCTGACGAACATTCCACATGGTTTCAGGTGTTTTCCACGCTTTTTTATGGTCAAAATAGAAACTaattcttcccttttttttgccaacacTTCTAACTGATAAAATACTTTTGCGAATTATACCTCAAAGTGGCTCATCAATTTGTGTCTCACTACGCATACATTGTTGAGAATAAATTGGCGCTGAAAAGGCGCAAAAGAGAGTGCCCATGCTATGATTAGATTAAGTTTCTCAGTGTTGTGCCCCTCATGAAGAAATCCCAATGAGGGTTATCAACATCACAATAATATTCTATATACAACAGTTTGATTGGgtggagagaaaagaaatattatgtacaaacaaaaaaaaggaattaaagaatGAAATTCCCGCGTAAATTTTACTCcacaataataattctttaaaaaaaaagctccctgaAGTATGTCTGAGAGAGAaccttttgaaaaatcttttaattaatgcttcaaaaaaaaaaaatcctttcagtCCTATATAAGCGCGGGGGCTGTTGTACAGGAGGACATCAGTGAAGCATCCGTGATTTTTGGCGTTAAGCAGGTGCCTGTAGATCAGCTAATTCCCTCTAAAACTTACTGCATCTTCTCACACACGATCAAGGCGCAGGAAACAAATATGCCTCTACTTGATGCCATCCTGGAGAAGGTGAGTTCTTTACTCTATATCTCCTTGTGTCACATGCAATGGAGTGctagataaaataattcatatagtgggaaggaaataaatttgcGAATGTCACggaaaaaacaacaaacacACTCCATGCGTAAACAACTCGTGAGGCGGAAAATGTGagcatatacatatatgagctttttttttcttttcaagagCTTATCGCGCCATGTGAGATAAGAATCTCTCATGAGAATTCTTTCATCTAACATAAACTCTAGGAAGCAAGATTTCAAGCAAAAGTGTATCAGTTTGTATTAATGTTGCTGAAATTCCACTACACgtgctttaaaaattagactatttaattcttttatcttaaaaaaaaatggttctTATATTGaagcttaaaaataaattgaaagctcTTTTAAAGTTGAGGGTTGAGATTTAAAGGTTTTCGTCGTTTATATATTTCAAGGGGAAaataatgtatataaaaaaaaactcttaaaagcTGCTGTTCTATGTACTTGAgcttttacttaaaaaaatcttttaaattgtctaattttcaattttttttattgatttccttgaaattaattaattttgaatgaaactTTGGTGTATTCTTAATAAGGAAGACCAAaggattcaaaaaaaaagtacatgtCCCTTTAGTAAAATAGATTAATGCAATaatcattgagatattttttgtataagaTAAGAGCATGATAAGCTCTTCTCGTATACACACACTATAAGTCGCAAAATTAAACACAAACAACTACCATGGCTGACCTGAATCAATGCCAAATATTTACTACATAccataatgttttttttgttattgaaGAACATTCGTCTACTCGACTATGAGAAGATCATGGATGAGAATGGACAGAGACTTGTGGCATTCGGAAAGTATGCTGGTGTAGCGGGAATGGTGAATATTCTACATGGATTGGGGCTGCGCCTCCTAGCTTTGGGGCATCATACGCCCTTTATGCACGTAGGACCGGCCCACAACTACCGCAACTCATCAATGGCCCGCCAAGCAATTCGCGATTGTGGCTACGAAATCTCTCTGGGTATGATGCCAAACTCCATTGGTCCATTGACCTTTGTCTTCTCCGGGTCAGGGAATGTCTCTCAGGGGGCACAAGAAGTCTTTGCTGAGCTCCCCATTGAGTACGTACCACCGGAAATGCTTCAAAAGGTCTCAGAGCATGGAAGTTAGTATCCAATTaattatgggattttttttatgttgtaagGTAGTTTACCTTATTAGACGACCTTTTTGCAGATCAAAATAAACTGTATGGCTGTGAGGTGAGTCGATCGGATCATTTGGAGCGACGTGAGGGTGGTGGATTTGATCCGCAGGAGTACGATCAATACCCCGAGAGGTATATCTCAACATTTAGCCAAAAGATTGCTCCGTATGCATCGGTGATTGTCAATGGAATCTACTGGGCGGTTGGTAGTCCCAAATTGATGACCATTCCGGATGCAAAGAATCTCCTGCGACCCGCCAATACACCATGGTTACCCACGAGTAAAGGTGCTCCGGCTCTACCGCATCGGATGCTGGCCATCTGTGACATCTCAGCCGATCCTGGTGGCTCCATTGAGTTCATGAATGAGTGCACAACCATCGACACCCCATTCTGCCTCTACGATGCAGACAGGAATAAGGATACGAAGAGCTTCAAGGGACCCGGTGTACTTGTTTGCTCCATTGACAACATGCCAACGCAACTTCCGCGCGAATCAACTGACTTCTTCGGGGATTTACTCTATCCATTCGCCATGAACATCCTCCAGAGTGATGCCAATAAGCCTCTTGAGGCACACAGCTTCTCCCCACCAGTTTACGGGGtatgtaataattttaatcatcaATCACACGTATAGCATAAATCTTGTTGGGAATTTATCATAaagtgaaatattatttttggccattttgataagaaaaagtCTTTTGTGAGGGTTGTGTAATTCGCGTCGAGTGAACTTCATGCGTGAGAAATTTCTATTAATAGGTTATCtatcattttataaatatgtTCATTCAGCTCATACATCCCCCCCACTCTTGAGAATATATTAATCTAATCATGAGCTACATGCCCATGACGACAGAATTGAGATCTTCTTTGTGCACTGAAGAGTCAGTTTCAAAAGAATCGTCACTAaacattgatttattttatagacTTTTTGCTCAGtttctaactttaaaaaattcttttaaaatccaCATTAAGCCTTTAAATTGGCaatttgttccttttttttcaatcaaattaattttttactttgaaTTTCTCAGGCCCTAATCACGAGCAATGGAAAATTAACACCCAACTACGAATACATTAGTGAACTGCGTGAGAGTAGTAGATCACGTCATAAGAGCGAGTGTTCCATGGAAGGGAAGAAGAGTGTCCTCGTATTGGGTGCAGGATTTGTCTCTGCCCCACTCGTTGAGTACCTTCATCGCGATGGAAAGCTCAGTATTAAGGTGTGTTCGCACATAAAGGAGGAGAGTGATCGTCTGGCACAGCGTTATCCAGGTGTCGATAGTCTGTACCTTGATGTTCACGACAATAAGGATCATCTTGCGGAGTTGTGTGCTGACAGTGATCTCGTGGTCTCCCTCCTGCCATACTCCCTCCATGGTCTTGTTGCCAGGCACTGTGTTCGTGGGAATACTCATCTCGTCACGGCGAGTTATGTCAATGATGAAGTTCATGCATTGGATGAAGAGTAAGCTCTTATCTTCTTAATTATCTCCTTATATTTCATTTCCTaaaaaatgcttctttttttctacatcGTCCATTAGGGCAAAGGCTGCTGGAGTAACGTTGATGAATGAAGTGGGACTTGATCCGGGAATTGATCATTTCCTGGCACTGGATTGCATCCACAATGCACAACAACAGGGTGGTGTCATTGAATCCTTTGTCAGCTACTGTGGTGGCCTTCCAGCACCTGAACACTCCGACAACCCGTTGCGCTACAAATTTTCCTGGTCACCTCGTGGAGCTCTCCTGAACACCCTCTCAGCTGCCAAATACCTCAGCAAAGGACAAGTTGTTGAGATTTCTGGTGGTGGTGATCTCATGTCTACACCACGAGAATTAACTTTCTTGCCCGGGTTTGCATTGGAAGGCTTCCCAAATAGGGATTCCGTAAAGTATTCCAATCTCTATGGGTTGGGTAATCAGGTGCATACATGCCTACGAGGTACAATTCGCTACAAGGGTTTCTCGGAATGCATTAAGGAGATGCAACTTCTGGGATTGATTGATACTGAGCCACATGCAATGCTCCATCCCAATGGGCCAGATATTACATGGAGGGAACTCATTGTGAACCTCCTCGGTTTGGCAGATTCGAGTATTTTCTATGAGAATCTGAAGCAGAAATTAGCCGATAGGGTGGGCAGTAGTGCTGGAATTGAGCAATTGGGCCTCCTAGAGGATATTCCAGTGCATAAAATGAACACACCTTTGGACACACTGAGTCACTATCTCTCCAATAAGTTGGCATTTAAGGATTCCGAAAGGGATCTCGTGATCCTTCGTCATGAAGTTGGTATTCGCTGGAATGATGGCCGGCGTGAGGAGCGTGGCATTAATTTTGTCGTCTATGGGGAGCCATTTAAGACCGAAGGGCATTCCGCTATGGCCCTAACAGTTGGATTCCCCGCTGCAATTGCTGCCAAGATGATCCTCGATGGGGAAATTCAGCAACGTGGTGTTGTCCTTCCCTTCACTCCCGATATCTACCGCACAATCCTTACGAGGCTAGAGGCCGAAGGACTTTCAGCAACAGAAACTAGCCAATTTCTCTGACTTTTCCCTACCCTACCGCGCATGTCACCTCCGCAATATTTAACATAAACCTAcctttttaaagtaaattaattacctGACTAAAAATAATGTAGATAAAAATTGTATGAATGCAGAAGTGAGTCTGCTCTACTTAAGATTcttctatacaaaaaaaaaaaaaaaaaatagatgatGCATGAATAAATccttaaattgttttataattgtattttaaatataatttttgggttttttgaGTGGTGAAAGAGCTTTTGTTGCAGCATTTAATAGTAAGGTAATTATAAACATGAATGAacatcaatttgaatttaaaaattaattatgggCTTATTTCACGACGCGCAACAACTAGGGCtatatgcaaaaattaattaattaatttaatttaacacaAAATAAGACCctacttatatttttttgagtttacatttttaataaattaattacaaatatttttgttgattaaCTATCAaaaaaggagcttattcaGGCTTATAGTATTAACTGGAAGGATTCGGTAACACACATTCATGCTtgaataagctcctttttCGTTTAAATCTTCCTAAACTATTTACatataacaaaataatttaataaattgcaagtaaattaaattatattattggttataaaaaaaatcccaaccaaggggtgtttatctggcgaatattttcgCTTTTTTAGCGAATTATCCGAATTTCtctgaagatctgaatattttatttcacataaatatGTTGTAGCTAAAAACAGAACAACTCGAAACCGGAAAAGAAAATCGACTTTAGGGTTTTTctgctttaatttttagctCCAATTTACTATACTTTCAGTGTAAATTTAGTCTTCTTTAAAGACTTTAATTAATCTtgttttcctaaaaatttttgttcctTAATCTGTGCTGTTTAGGACTGAAAACACAATAATTTTCAGCTTGAGTTTAGTCTTTTTTAGGGaagaatttactacttttttgtTTGAACTTAGAAGtcttaggcttgaatttacgaTTTTTCTGCTTAATTAAAGTCTTTTCATGCTTGAATTAAACATTATTTAGGCTCttagattaatatttttttttcttacagaatcatccgaatctttAGCGAATAATCCAAAGATTCGAAGATTTTGCATTCAGATAAACGCCCCTTGATCCCAACAGAGTACAACTACTCCATtatattatgtaaaataatattgtgaGTTATCGGATCATTGGTTTTAGCgcgataaataaaataaaaagaataaaaaaaaaatatattttcgcttttctcaatgaaaattcctcataGCTCATTGACGGATCTACTCACGCATGAAGTGGAAACAATATATAATGCATAGAATCGCAGCTTTATCGCACAGCAAAGAGACAGTTGGTGGCATAAAAATAGATACCGTCGCAACAATATTAGCATAAGATCGTGCAATGGGGCAGCAAGTGCTCTGctatgagaaaatattgtggAGCTGTTGATATGGAAGTCTGTGACCTTTGGTCatttgtatatatgtacatatggaGGATTATGTggtttatgtacatacatatacataaaaGTAGGtacaatataaaatgaaaagtggGCAAAATTGATTCGTTTGGAAGAATCGTTCGATCTTGTTGGATGTTTGATAACATGAAAAATGCTCACAAAGATGATTAATGGCATAAGagcgattttttttgccatataTTTCTCAAAGCTTATTAGCAGCTCCTATTCACTTTTAAAACATGGACTGTAGTAGTAGAGTGGGGGGAATGTTTTCGTGTTATCGCAACTGCGTTATATTTCTCATGTTCTTCGTGTTTGGTGGAAAATATACAAGAGAGACAGCGAGAATACTCATACACAAAATTGCTCATACAATAGGAggaacaataataattttgtataatttacaAATATATACTTgaggagaagtttttttttttttgcttatagACTGTTGTACATGTGGCTTGTAGCTGAAGTCTCCTCATTGCCCAGTCATTCAGCAGTTGTACAGTGGCCGGCGTGCTGAACActcggaaaattcaaaaaagacTTTCTTCCTCTTCCATTTAATCCTAATAATTATCGTATAACTTCTCCACACATCATATAGTCTGTTTGTGTGTGATTAACACctcatcttttttcttttctttaaaaacccACTGTGtacctcttcttcttcttccccaCCGGTAgtgggattttcttcatttattgtgaaatattttctagctaaaaagaacttttgcaACATATAATTTCTTGTGTCGTTTTCTTTCATTCCTTCGAATTGTtcttgtgtgatttttttgtgccatCCGGGTagacaaattaaattctccaGACCACCGGAAATGTGTCTTTTAAAGAGCGCattgtgaattaaattgtgtGACATTCACCGAACTTTTACACCCAGAGAGACTTTCAATGGCAGTGAAAATTGTGTTATTtatctaaattaaattcaatcgcAATCGAGCGctgatattatttttttctctatgagaattttttttcttctttttgcgataaatgaataaaaattttcttcatcagtACTTTTCTGTGGGCCATCTTTTGAGCAACTAATCACACACATAGTTTATTTGTACcgcacaacaaaaaaaatgttccaataCAAGTACCTCAGTGATGCCCATCTCAAAGGTTTTGAGCGATACAAGGTAAAAAAGAATtgcgtgagaaaaaaaattattttcgttattttaaatgattttgtgCTCATAATTTCCGCATAAGAggcattttttctcaacaataaTATGTGAGATGATTTGGCACTTTATGCTATGCGGCGGGTcagatttctcaatttttgtgaGTTGTTTCagtgtaaataaaattgtgataagatgaaaaatagttttatcaaAATACCCTTCTAaccctgtttttttttaatttataacatTTCAAAAGACTCTAAGTTAGAGTCATTGCTGTGCTGACGTTTCTTCTGATTACGAAGGCAAATTAGAATGGCGTGATTTTATGATCAAGATTCaataaatcaagaaattttttttctagaattttacCTTTAGGGGACACTGTGGTAAGGTGGATATTTctagataaaaataattttttattaggaaaaGAGACAGTTCCAACATTATTTCTATTAATGTTGACTCCTTTAATCCCTGCAATTTTATGCAGGAAATTATATTgattagagaaaaatatttttcttaccttAAAGTTGACCGTAGCAGGATAAATcatcctgaaaaaaaaattgtgtaactgattataaaattgtcttttttagTATATCTGTTATAAATGTTTTgtttcaatataaattaaaaagtatttgCTAAAATTATTCACACTTAAAACATTCAATATAAAGGACCtctaatttgaaatatttcatcatCACGTTAAAATGAATCCATAAAGTCTTTCCCTCTGTGTACAAGAGGTCATGTGTTTTTGGGTCGTTATGGCCAATGAGCTCTTGAagggcaatttttatttgcaaaataccAATAGacctaaattaattttcaaactattCAAGAGTAAAAtaccatttaattaaaagaaataaacaatagaataaaatagcTATTATGGAGGAATTTCATATGTGAAATGCTTCTcgtatttataaataatttttcctatttcctCGCGAGAAGTCAATGGTGTCTTTCACCTCTGACCTTCTATCAACTTTATCATCCGCTTATGCGACATTATCGCATCAAGTGTGTGGCCCCAagaggaaaatattattattaaaaactaATATACATAAGAGAGATTCGAGGGATCTCTTTGAGGCTTTCTCAGCTTTCTCATTGAGTTGAGATGCTGTAAAGAGAATGatgcgtgtgtgtgtgaatttttgagGAGGCAaagatgatggaaaaaatgcaaatattatCCATGTGATAGCACATTATCATGTAAATTGGTATGGAGTTGTTGATTGAGGAAGCAAACAAGCGATGGATGGTGGTGTTGTTGACATGCAAAGTaaagttgttttattttttttttcactctgtGAATTTTGCAGTACAGCAGCGTGGACACGAGT harbors:
- the LOC129791156 gene encoding alpha-aminoadipic semialdehyde synthase, mitochondrial isoform X1; this encodes MFLHLRSFNLFATSFSRRFKHTGKVLAIRREDQSVWERRAPFNPGHVRRLTKKGVKVIVQPSNRRAYPMQSYISAGAVVQEDISEASVIFGVKQVPVDQLIPSKTYCIFSHTIKAQETNMPLLDAILEKNIRLLDYEKIMDENGQRLVAFGKYAGVAGMVNILHGLGLRLLALGHHTPFMHVGPAHNYRNSSMARQAIRDCGYEISLGMMPNSIGPLTFVFSGSGNVSQGAQEVFAELPIEYVPPEMLQKVSEHGNDLFADQNKLYGCEVSRSDHLERREGGGFDPQEYDQYPERYISTFSQKIAPYASVIVNGIYWAVGSPKLMTIPDAKNLLRPANTPWLPTSKGAPALPHRMLAICDISADPGGSIEFMNECTTIDTPFCLYDADRNKDTKSFKGPGVLVCSIDNMPTQLPRESTDFFGDLLYPFAMNILQSDANKPLEAHSFSPPVYGALITSNGKLTPNYEYISELRESSRSRHKSECSMEGKKSVLVLGAGFVSAPLVEYLHRDGKLSIKVCSHIKEESDRLAQRYPGVDSLYLDVHDNKDHLAELCADSDLVVSLLPYSLHGLVARHCVRGNTHLVTASYVNDEVHALDEEAKAAGVTLMNEVGLDPGIDHFLALDCIHNAQQQGGVIESFVSYCGGLPAPEHSDNPLRYKFSWSPRGALLNTLSAAKYLSKGQVVEISGGGDLMSTPRELTFLPGFALEGFPNRDSVKYSNLYGLGNQVHTCLRGTIRYKGFSECIKEMQLLGLIDTEPHAMLHPNGPDITWRELIVNLLGLADSSIFYENLKQKLADRVGSSAGIEQLGLLEDIPVHKMNTPLDTLSHYLSNKLAFKDSERDLVILRHEVGIRWNDGRREERGINFVVYGEPFKTEGHSAMALTVGFPAAIAAKMILDGEIQQRGVVLPFTPDIYRTILTRLEAEGLSATETSQFL
- the LOC129791156 gene encoding alpha-aminoadipic semialdehyde synthase, mitochondrial isoform X2, with amino-acid sequence MFLHLRSFNLFATSFSRRFKHTGKVLAIRREDQSVWERRAPFNPGHVRRLTKKGVKVIVQPSNRRAYPMQSYISAGAVVQEDISEASVIFGVKQVPVDQLIPSKTYCIFSHTIKAQETNMPLLDAILEKNIRLLDYEKIMDENGQRLVAFGKYAGVAGMVNILHGLGLRLLALGHHTPFMHVGPAHNYRNSSMARQAIRDCGYEISLGMMPNSIGPLTFVFSGSGNVSQGAQEVFAELPIEYVPPEMLQKVSEHGNQNKLYGCEVSRSDHLERREGGGFDPQEYDQYPERYISTFSQKIAPYASVIVNGIYWAVGSPKLMTIPDAKNLLRPANTPWLPTSKGAPALPHRMLAICDISADPGGSIEFMNECTTIDTPFCLYDADRNKDTKSFKGPGVLVCSIDNMPTQLPRESTDFFGDLLYPFAMNILQSDANKPLEAHSFSPPVYGALITSNGKLTPNYEYISELRESSRSRHKSECSMEGKKSVLVLGAGFVSAPLVEYLHRDGKLSIKVCSHIKEESDRLAQRYPGVDSLYLDVHDNKDHLAELCADSDLVVSLLPYSLHGLVARHCVRGNTHLVTASYVNDEVHALDEEAKAAGVTLMNEVGLDPGIDHFLALDCIHNAQQQGGVIESFVSYCGGLPAPEHSDNPLRYKFSWSPRGALLNTLSAAKYLSKGQVVEISGGGDLMSTPRELTFLPGFALEGFPNRDSVKYSNLYGLGNQVHTCLRGTIRYKGFSECIKEMQLLGLIDTEPHAMLHPNGPDITWRELIVNLLGLADSSIFYENLKQKLADRVGSSAGIEQLGLLEDIPVHKMNTPLDTLSHYLSNKLAFKDSERDLVILRHEVGIRWNDGRREERGINFVVYGEPFKTEGHSAMALTVGFPAAIAAKMILDGEIQQRGVVLPFTPDIYRTILTRLEAEGLSATETSQFL